From a region of the Egicoccus sp. AB-alg2 genome:
- the xylA gene encoding xylose isomerase: MTEAFFSDVAGRVPFGGLGGDEDVAYRVYDPDRIVAGKRMEDHLRIAVCYWHSFAWSGADVFGDGTLDRPWLQDSASLDAARRKMDAAFEFFTKLGVPFFTFHDVDIAPQGERFSDFARNLETMVEEAEKRMAETGVRLLWGTANLFSHPRYAAGAATNPDPAVFAHAAAQVRHALEATHHLGGQNYVLWGGREGYESLLNTRLAHEERQLARFLTMVAEHKRDIGFEGPLLIEPKPAEPTKHQYDHDAATVHGFLARYDLLDEFRLNLEVNHATLAGHSFHHEVAYAVEHGLFGSIDANRGDEQNGWDTDQFPNSVDELSLAMYEILRGGGFTTGGCNFDTKLRRQSIDRTDLFHGHIGGIDTLARALLVAAELHERETLSAARASRYADWDGELGAGILEGRETLASLERRVSAGEIVPTGRSGRQELLENRVNAAIWSVS; this comes from the coding sequence ATGACGGAAGCATTCTTCTCCGACGTCGCCGGCCGTGTCCCGTTCGGTGGCCTCGGAGGCGACGAGGACGTCGCGTACCGAGTCTATGACCCGGATCGCATCGTGGCCGGCAAGCGGATGGAGGACCACCTACGCATCGCCGTCTGCTACTGGCACTCGTTCGCCTGGTCGGGTGCCGACGTCTTCGGCGACGGGACCCTGGACCGGCCGTGGCTCCAGGACTCGGCGTCGCTCGACGCGGCCCGCCGCAAGATGGACGCGGCCTTCGAGTTCTTCACCAAGCTCGGGGTGCCGTTCTTCACCTTCCACGACGTCGACATCGCCCCGCAGGGCGAGCGGTTCTCGGACTTCGCGCGCAACCTGGAGACCATGGTCGAGGAGGCCGAGAAGCGCATGGCCGAGACGGGCGTGCGCCTGCTGTGGGGGACCGCCAACCTCTTCTCGCATCCCCGGTACGCCGCCGGCGCCGCGACCAACCCCGACCCGGCGGTGTTCGCCCACGCGGCGGCGCAGGTCCGTCACGCGCTCGAGGCGACACACCACCTCGGCGGTCAGAACTACGTGCTCTGGGGGGGTCGAGAGGGCTACGAGAGCCTGCTCAACACCCGTCTGGCGCACGAGGAGCGGCAACTGGCCCGCTTCCTGACCATGGTGGCCGAGCACAAGCGCGACATCGGCTTCGAGGGGCCGCTGCTGATCGAACCGAAGCCGGCGGAGCCGACCAAGCACCAGTACGACCACGACGCGGCGACGGTGCACGGGTTCCTGGCACGGTACGACCTGCTCGACGAGTTCCGGCTGAACCTCGAGGTCAACCACGCGACGCTCGCGGGACACAGCTTCCACCACGAGGTCGCCTACGCGGTCGAGCACGGCCTGTTCGGAAGCATCGACGCCAACCGCGGTGACGAGCAGAACGGGTGGGACACCGACCAGTTCCCCAACTCGGTGGACGAACTGTCGCTGGCGATGTACGAGATCCTGCGCGGTGGCGGGTTCACGACCGGAGGCTGCAACTTCGACACGAAGCTGCGCCGCCAGAGCATCGACCGGACCGACCTGTTCCACGGGCACATCGGCGGCATCGACACGCTCGCGCGTGCCCTGCTCGTGGCCGCGGAACTGCACGAGCGTGAGACCCTGTCGGCCGCCCGCGCGTCCCGGTACGCGGACTGGGACGGTGAGCTCGGTGCCGGCATCCTGGAGGGCCGCGAGACGTTGGCCAGCCTGGAACGCCGGGTGTCGGCGGGCGAGATCGTCCCGACCGGCCGGTCGGGCCGTCAGGAACTCCTGGAGAACCGCGTCAACGCGGCCATCTGGTCCGTCTCGTGA
- a CDS encoding ABC transporter ATP-binding protein: MPAEPENRLVVSDLDVYYDQVHILQQVSFEIGDDAVAMVGRNGMGKTTLAKAIMGLVPARGGSIEFGGRSLRGRSPYQIANAGIGYVPQGRRIWPSLSTHEHLVMVGAKPADRWNVDAVYDLFPRLAERRRVGAANLSGGEQQMLAIGRALLTNPRLLVMDEPSEGLAPAIVEHLVNTLRTLIGEGQRVFLIEQNLAFATALGDHVLVMVNGRIATEISSQELLHDEEKQNQYLGVA, encoded by the coding sequence ATGCCAGCTGAGCCCGAGAACCGGCTCGTGGTCTCCGACCTCGACGTCTACTACGACCAGGTCCACATCCTGCAGCAGGTCTCGTTCGAGATCGGCGACGACGCGGTGGCGATGGTGGGCCGCAACGGGATGGGCAAGACCACCCTGGCGAAGGCCATCATGGGGCTCGTCCCGGCACGTGGCGGCTCGATCGAGTTCGGTGGCCGGTCGCTGCGCGGGCGCTCGCCGTACCAGATCGCCAACGCCGGTATCGGCTACGTGCCACAGGGCCGCCGGATCTGGCCGAGCCTGAGCACCCACGAACACCTGGTGATGGTGGGTGCGAAGCCGGCCGACCGGTGGAACGTGGACGCCGTGTACGACCTGTTCCCCCGACTCGCCGAGCGGCGGCGCGTCGGCGCGGCCAATCTGTCCGGTGGCGAGCAGCAGATGCTGGCGATCGGCCGGGCCCTGCTGACCAACCCACGTCTGCTGGTGATGGACGAACCGTCCGAGGGACTGGCACCGGCCATCGTCGAGCACCTCGTCAACACCCTGCGCACACTGATCGGCGAGGGGCAACGGGTGTTCCTGATCGAGCAGAACCTCGCCTTCGCGACGGCGCTGGGCGACCACGTGCTCGTCATGGTCAATGGCCGGATCGCGACCGAGATCTCGTCGCAGGAACTGCTCCACGACGAAGAGAAACAGAATCAGTACCTCGGGGTCGCCTGA
- a CDS encoding LacI family DNA-binding transcriptional regulator, producing MSTTGNGSVTLADVARHAGVSLATASRVLNGSTGRTVGAAFRERVLRSAELLGYSPNAQAQAVARGASNLVGLVVHDISDPYFAAIAAGVTEAAEDLDTTVVLASTRQRRERELEYLATLRAHRARAIVMVGSRWDDRAYQARVAREIDAYRRAGGRVAAVSQDRLGVDTVQPLNRAGARDLARALVDLGHRSFAMLGGPEGLLTARDRVRGFREGLRDGGVGGEVPVVDGTFTRDGGHDAMSRLLAAGARPGCVFAVNDVMAVGAMAALREHGLSVPDDVAVAGFDDIETLRDVTPALTTVALPLREMGRQAAQMALDPDPSGPRLVRVRGEVILRDSTKLVTA from the coding sequence ATGAGCACGACGGGCAACGGTTCGGTGACGCTGGCGGACGTCGCCCGCCACGCGGGGGTGTCGCTGGCGACCGCGTCCCGGGTCCTGAACGGATCCACGGGTCGCACGGTCGGGGCGGCGTTCCGCGAGCGGGTGCTGCGGTCCGCGGAGCTGCTCGGCTACTCCCCCAACGCGCAGGCTCAAGCCGTGGCGCGTGGGGCGAGCAACCTCGTCGGGTTGGTCGTCCATGACATCTCGGATCCGTACTTCGCGGCCATCGCGGCCGGCGTCACCGAGGCGGCCGAGGACCTGGACACCACCGTGGTGCTCGCCAGCACCCGGCAGCGCCGCGAACGGGAACTGGAGTATCTCGCGACCCTGCGTGCCCACCGGGCCCGGGCGATCGTGATGGTCGGTAGCCGCTGGGACGACCGCGCCTACCAGGCGAGGGTCGCGCGCGAGATCGACGCCTACCGGCGCGCGGGCGGGCGGGTCGCCGCGGTCAGCCAGGACCGCCTCGGCGTGGACACGGTGCAGCCGCTCAACCGGGCGGGGGCACGCGACCTCGCCCGGGCGCTGGTGGATCTCGGGCACCGGTCGTTCGCGATGCTGGGCGGCCCCGAGGGCCTGCTGACCGCCCGCGACCGCGTCCGCGGCTTCCGCGAGGGGCTCCGCGACGGCGGCGTGGGCGGCGAGGTCCCCGTGGTCGACGGCACGTTCACGCGCGACGGGGGTCACGACGCCATGAGCCGCCTGCTCGCCGCGGGCGCACGCCCGGGCTGCGTCTTCGCGGTCAACGACGTGATGGCGGTCGGAGCGATGGCGGCGCTGCGCGAGCACGGCCTGTCGGTGCCCGACGACGTGGCGGTCGCCGGGTTCGACGACATCGAGACGTTGCGCGACGTCACCCCGGCGCTGACCACCGTCGCGCTGCCGCTACGGGAGATGGGCCGTCAGGCGGCGCAGATGGCGCTGGACCCCGACCCCAGCGGCCCGCGTCTGGTGCGCGTCCGTGGCGAGGTCATCCTGCGGGACAGCACCAAACTGGTCACGGCTTGA
- a CDS encoding ABC transporter ATP-binding protein — translation MSSLDTTSGRDGSALHLTGVSKRFGGVQAVADVDLDVGHGHRVSVIGPNGAGKSSLFNTIAGEYKPTAGRIEMLGEDVTGWSIQRRAHAGLVRTFQTSRLFTGVSVADNLYLALCGLPRSVNRLTNADRDDDRRARARELAERVGLRARLDAVVGDLSHGEQRQLELAMALGGNARVLMLDEPAAGLSPSERGLLTSLLEDLDREITLLLIEHDMDIALRVAERVVVMADGQKVLEGTPAEVRSSALVRSIYLGGDLHAS, via the coding sequence ATGAGTTCCCTCGACACCACGTCCGGTCGCGACGGCTCGGCCCTCCACCTGACGGGCGTGTCCAAGCGGTTCGGTGGTGTGCAGGCGGTGGCCGACGTCGATCTCGACGTCGGCCACGGCCACCGGGTGTCCGTCATCGGGCCGAACGGGGCCGGCAAGTCCTCCCTGTTCAACACCATCGCCGGCGAGTACAAGCCCACGGCCGGGCGCATCGAGATGCTCGGCGAGGACGTCACCGGCTGGTCGATCCAACGGCGCGCGCACGCGGGGCTGGTCCGCACGTTCCAGACCTCGCGGCTGTTCACGGGCGTCTCGGTGGCCGACAACCTGTACCTGGCGCTGTGCGGGCTGCCACGGTCGGTCAACCGGCTGACCAACGCCGACCGAGACGACGACCGGCGGGCCCGGGCCCGCGAGCTGGCCGAACGGGTCGGTCTGCGCGCCAGACTGGACGCGGTCGTCGGCGATCTTTCGCACGGCGAGCAGCGGCAGCTCGAGCTCGCCATGGCCCTCGGCGGGAACGCCCGGGTGCTGATGCTCGACGAGCCGGCCGCGGGTCTCTCACCCAGCGAGCGAGGCCTGCTGACCTCGCTGCTGGAGGACCTGGATCGGGAGATCACCCTGCTGCTGATCGAGCACGACATGGACATCGCCCTGCGGGTCGCCGAACGCGTCGTGGTGATGGCCGACGGACAGAAGGTCCTCGAGGGCACGCCGGCCGAGGTCCGCTCCAGCGCCCTCGTGCGCAGCATCTACCTGGGAGGCGACCTGCATGCCAGCTGA
- a CDS encoding PmoA family protein yields the protein MTSTRAPVPDVLARLTATGRGGAELRSGNDTAPEWSPRPYLHPVTTPAGVVVTDTHPEDHRWHLGASVTLQDVGGVNFWGGRTYLRDRGYTWRDDHGHVAVDALTADERRLEAEFRWVGPDGRGRLREQRHLEVRESHEGAWRLGVTFALHNTTDADLPLGSPATNGRVGAGYGGFFWRLPTGPEPVRVRTPAAEGEQAVHGSVADWVAAHGSDTAGRRWTVAVVAMDEVTRADPWFVRVAGYPGVCSALAFVDPVVLTPGAVVQREFEVLVADGWRLPDGTDEGR from the coding sequence GTGACCAGCACCCGTGCACCGGTCCCCGACGTCCTCGCCCGCCTGACGGCCACGGGCCGGGGCGGGGCCGAGCTGCGCAGCGGCAACGACACCGCACCCGAGTGGTCACCGCGGCCCTACCTGCACCCCGTCACCACTCCCGCGGGCGTCGTCGTGACGGACACCCATCCAGAGGACCACCGCTGGCACCTCGGCGCCTCCGTGACCCTGCAGGACGTCGGCGGCGTCAACTTCTGGGGCGGGCGGACCTACCTCCGCGACCGCGGCTACACGTGGCGCGACGACCACGGGCACGTGGCCGTCGACGCCCTCACCGCCGATGAGCGCCGCCTCGAGGCCGAGTTCCGGTGGGTCGGCCCCGACGGTCGGGGACGACTGCGTGAGCAGCGCCACCTCGAGGTCCGCGAGAGCCACGAGGGTGCCTGGCGTCTGGGCGTGACGTTCGCGCTGCACAACACCACGGACGCCGACCTGCCGCTGGGCTCGCCGGCGACCAACGGTCGGGTCGGCGCCGGCTACGGTGGCTTCTTCTGGCGTCTGCCGACGGGTCCGGAGCCGGTGCGGGTCCGCACCCCGGCGGCGGAGGGCGAACAGGCCGTCCACGGGTCGGTCGCCGACTGGGTCGCCGCCCACGGCAGCGATACCGCAGGGCGGCGGTGGACGGTCGCGGTCGTCGCGATGGACGAGGTGACGCGCGCCGATCCCTGGTTCGTCCGCGTGGCGGGCTACCCGGGGGTGTGCTCCGCCCTGGCGTTCGTGGATCCCGTGGTCCTGACGCCGGGAGCCGTGGTGCAGCGCGAGTTCGAGGTGTTGGTGGCCGACGGGTGGCGTCTCCCGGACGGCACGGACGAGGGGCGATGA
- a CDS encoding ThuA domain-containing protein has translation MKRSTLRAVCQLLMIASLVLSTMGTAVAQEEPPPEEPPEEEYAVLFFHLTTGFRHDSIPAAIAAVEELGAEHGFSVTATQDPTVFDDESLREYAAVVFFTDGENTLDHAQRTAFERYMHRGGGFVGLHSTSNMDTTDWPWWEDLLGGAFFASHPPTQDATLVVEDGEHPSTLHLPDTLEWANDEWYDFTANPRDGGAHILLTVDESTYEGGQMGDDHPIAWCNEFDGGRTFYTALGHYAFHYEQAALRQHILGGIQWAAGVADGDCGEAREGPPTEASFERVALDDNTANPMRLAVTNDGRLIYVELAGTVKVYDPDTQAVTQAAQIPVYRDQENGLLGIALAQDFDDTGHLYLFYSDPDEEQQHVSRFTFDDLSNTIDLDSEVVLLEIPHQRVECCHSSGDLDVGPDGALYISTGDDTNPFGSQNFAPIDYREGRDPWDAARTSGNTADLRGKILRIVPMDEPGDTPGLGSTYTVPDDNLFTEANDTYHDLFPDGAYDPDLALPEIFVMGLRNPFAIAVDQVTGDLWFGDVGPDSNPSGGHHPDRGPRGYDSWTRTSEASNYGWPFCYVSHEPYRQWDFATQTPGDWYDCEGGATNDSPRNDGLDQLPPATPRTLWYPYCPYTAEPPFPEVPGGNVDGGQNYGCGRSAFMGDVYNFDHEAEEPAEGAFPEIFDGKSFVMEWERDVLATIDVDDDGQYVEGSFEEFGHRWRFSDETRIRKPHDMQFGPDGSMYLIEWGDDFNFAGGGVNADSGLYRISYVKGGRTPVASASATPDSGQPDLEVSFSSEGSYDPDGEDVTYLWSFGDGTTSTEANPTHTYTEMGVFNAQLTVTDTTDRSSSSTVTITVGNTRPEVTIEFPEHGQVFDWGDEIPFLITVEDAEEGTTGDGDIDCSQVTVQRGLWHSSGGAAHVHPGPSQNTCEGTLTTQADADHGDDAHIATVVTASYTDDGGDVGVPLTGGTTHLLQPRLKQGHFTSEESDDLTRAPSGDTECCGDAIAGSDGAWAMYQPYHLGDVAQMRLRVASLDDTTIEVRRDAPDGPVLGTVDVAATAEVERVDGPDGFGSAVRLHPNGPNSFVDLPDDLVNDLEDFTISTWVHWNGSQTWARIFDFGTNTSNYMFLTPAAAGAGLRYAITTGSGEQMINAPSALPTDGWQHVAVTLSGTTGTLYLNGEAVGTNTNMTLSPSDLGSTDQNWIGESQWGADPILDGAVDDFQIHDRALTADEVAALMEPPGADASGGNVAWYRFEEAGGARADDSSGQGNHGTIVQAAGAATYTDVHVDLEPTNETLELYLVFPGAEARVNFLEMLTAAEPEPPSIEVTLDPAEPDGQDGWYTASVLGTLSSDDPEAHLEWRVAGGDDWTAWAEPVAFDQDGEHEIEARATGDGGSSEIVTVAFRIDATPPETLATVEGEQDGDVYVDAASVILTAQDATSGVATTEVRVDDGDTVVYDDPVVLAEPGEYTVEYRSIDVAGNAEDWQSLTVTVMVACTGTVVVAGIDSGVRERAVDLANCMADRIGPRSDHRNHGHFVDHVKAVADTLVDEGTITRAEARQVHTAGARSNTGGPR, from the coding sequence ATGAAACGCTCGACGCTTCGCGCCGTATGCCAGCTGCTGATGATCGCCTCGCTGGTGCTGTCGACGATGGGCACCGCCGTCGCGCAGGAGGAACCACCACCCGAGGAGCCGCCGGAGGAGGAGTACGCCGTCCTCTTCTTCCATCTCACGACCGGGTTCCGCCACGACTCGATCCCCGCGGCCATCGCTGCGGTCGAGGAACTGGGTGCGGAACACGGGTTCAGCGTGACGGCGACCCAGGACCCGACCGTCTTCGACGACGAGTCGCTTCGTGAGTACGCCGCCGTGGTCTTCTTCACCGACGGCGAGAACACGCTCGACCACGCCCAGCGGACGGCCTTCGAGCGCTACATGCACCGCGGTGGTGGGTTCGTCGGGTTGCACTCGACGTCCAACATGGACACCACCGACTGGCCCTGGTGGGAGGACCTGCTCGGCGGTGCCTTCTTCGCCAGCCACCCGCCGACCCAGGACGCCACGCTGGTCGTCGAGGACGGCGAGCACCCGTCCACGCTGCATCTGCCGGACACCCTCGAGTGGGCGAACGACGAGTGGTACGACTTCACCGCCAACCCGCGTGACGGTGGCGCCCACATCCTGCTGACCGTCGACGAGTCGACGTACGAGGGCGGTCAGATGGGCGACGACCACCCGATCGCCTGGTGCAACGAGTTCGACGGCGGGCGCACCTTCTACACCGCGCTCGGCCACTACGCCTTCCACTACGAGCAGGCCGCGCTGCGCCAGCACATCCTCGGCGGCATCCAGTGGGCGGCCGGCGTCGCGGACGGCGACTGCGGCGAGGCCCGCGAGGGTCCGCCGACCGAGGCGTCGTTCGAGCGCGTCGCGCTGGACGACAACACCGCCAACCCGATGCGCCTGGCCGTCACGAACGACGGTCGGTTGATCTACGTCGAGCTCGCCGGCACCGTCAAGGTCTACGACCCCGACACGCAGGCCGTGACCCAGGCGGCCCAGATTCCGGTCTACCGCGACCAGGAGAACGGCCTGCTCGGCATCGCGCTCGCGCAGGACTTCGACGACACCGGCCACCTGTACCTGTTCTACAGCGACCCGGACGAGGAGCAGCAGCACGTCTCGCGGTTCACCTTCGACGACCTGTCGAACACGATCGACCTGGACTCCGAGGTCGTGCTGCTCGAGATCCCGCACCAGCGCGTCGAGTGCTGCCACTCGTCGGGTGACCTCGACGTCGGGCCCGACGGGGCGCTGTACATCTCGACCGGTGACGACACCAACCCCTTCGGCTCGCAGAACTTCGCGCCGATCGACTACCGCGAGGGCCGCGACCCGTGGGACGCCGCCCGGACCTCGGGCAACACCGCGGACCTGCGCGGCAAGATCCTGCGGATCGTGCCGATGGACGAGCCGGGCGACACGCCCGGACTCGGATCCACCTACACGGTGCCCGACGACAACCTGTTCACCGAGGCGAACGACACCTACCACGACCTGTTCCCGGACGGCGCCTACGACCCGGACCTCGCCCTTCCCGAGATCTTCGTCATGGGACTGCGCAACCCGTTCGCGATCGCGGTCGACCAGGTGACCGGGGACCTGTGGTTCGGCGACGTCGGACCGGACTCGAACCCCTCGGGTGGCCACCACCCCGACCGTGGCCCGCGCGGTTACGACTCCTGGACCCGCACGAGCGAGGCGAGCAACTACGGTTGGCCGTTCTGCTACGTGTCGCACGAGCCGTACCGGCAGTGGGACTTCGCGACCCAGACCCCCGGTGACTGGTACGACTGCGAGGGCGGCGCGACCAACGACTCGCCGCGCAACGACGGCCTGGACCAGCTGCCGCCGGCCACGCCGCGGACGTTGTGGTACCCGTACTGCCCGTACACCGCGGAGCCGCCCTTTCCCGAGGTCCCCGGTGGCAACGTCGACGGTGGTCAGAACTACGGCTGTGGTCGGTCCGCCTTCATGGGCGACGTGTACAACTTCGACCACGAGGCCGAGGAGCCCGCGGAAGGGGCCTTCCCCGAGATCTTCGACGGCAAGTCGTTCGTGATGGAGTGGGAGCGCGACGTCCTGGCGACCATCGACGTCGACGACGACGGCCAGTACGTCGAGGGATCCTTCGAGGAGTTCGGCCACCGCTGGCGCTTCAGCGACGAGACCCGCATCCGGAAGCCGCACGACATGCAGTTCGGGCCTGACGGCAGCATGTACCTCATCGAGTGGGGCGACGACTTCAACTTCGCCGGTGGCGGCGTCAACGCGGACTCGGGCCTGTACCGGATCAGTTACGTCAAGGGTGGCCGGACGCCGGTCGCGAGTGCGTCGGCGACCCCGGACTCGGGCCAGCCCGACCTGGAGGTGAGCTTCTCCTCCGAGGGCAGCTACGACCCGGACGGCGAGGACGTCACGTACCTGTGGAGCTTCGGTGACGGCACCACCAGCACCGAGGCGAACCCCACGCACACCTACACCGAGATGGGGGTCTTCAACGCCCAGCTCACGGTGACCGACACCACGGACCGGTCGAGCAGTTCGACGGTGACCATCACCGTCGGCAACACCCGACCGGAGGTGACGATCGAGTTCCCGGAGCACGGACAGGTGTTCGACTGGGGCGACGAGATCCCGTTCCTGATCACCGTCGAAGACGCGGAGGAGGGCACGACCGGCGACGGCGACATCGACTGTTCGCAGGTCACCGTGCAGCGCGGCCTGTGGCACTCGTCCGGAGGCGCCGCCCACGTCCACCCCGGCCCGTCACAGAACACCTGTGAGGGGACGCTCACCACGCAGGCCGACGCCGACCACGGCGACGACGCGCACATCGCGACCGTGGTCACGGCCAGCTACACCGACGACGGCGGTGACGTGGGCGTGCCCCTGACGGGCGGGACGACCCACCTGCTGCAGCCACGGCTGAAGCAGGGGCACTTCACGAGCGAGGAATCCGACGACCTGACGCGCGCGCCCAGCGGCGACACCGAGTGCTGTGGGGACGCGATCGCCGGCTCCGATGGTGCGTGGGCGATGTACCAGCCCTACCACCTCGGCGACGTCGCGCAGATGCGGCTGCGCGTGGCGTCACTCGACGACACGACCATCGAGGTGCGCCGCGATGCGCCGGACGGCCCCGTGCTCGGGACCGTGGACGTCGCGGCGACGGCCGAGGTCGAGCGGGTCGATGGTCCGGACGGCTTCGGCAGTGCGGTGCGGTTGCATCCAAACGGTCCGAACTCGTTCGTGGACCTGCCCGACGACCTCGTGAACGATCTCGAGGACTTCACGATCAGCACCTGGGTGCACTGGAACGGCAGCCAGACCTGGGCCCGGATCTTCGACTTCGGGACCAACACGAGCAACTACATGTTCCTGACGCCGGCGGCGGCGGGTGCGGGACTGCGCTACGCCATCACCACGGGTAGTGGCGAGCAGATGATCAACGCACCCTCGGCGCTGCCCACGGACGGCTGGCAGCACGTGGCGGTGACCCTGTCGGGGACGACCGGCACCCTGTACCTCAACGGCGAGGCCGTCGGCACCAACACCAACATGACCCTGTCGCCCTCGGATCTCGGGAGCACCGACCAGAACTGGATCGGTGAGTCCCAGTGGGGCGCCGACCCGATCCTCGACGGTGCGGTGGACGACTTCCAGATCCACGACCGTGCGCTGACGGCGGACGAGGTCGCGGCCCTCATGGAGCCTCCGGGCGCCGACGCGAGTGGCGGCAACGTGGCCTGGTACCGCTTCGAGGAGGCCGGCGGCGCTCGCGCCGACGACTCCTCCGGTCAGGGCAACCACGGCACGATCGTCCAGGCCGCCGGAGCCGCGACCTACACCGACGTGCACGTCGACCTGGAACCGACGAACGAGACGCTCGAGCTGTACCTGGTGTTCCCGGGTGCCGAGGCGCGCGTGAACTTCCTCGAGATGCTCACGGCCGCCGAGCCGGAGCCGCCCTCGATCGAGGTCACGCTGGACCCCGCCGAACCCGACGGTCAGGACGGCTGGTACACGGCGAGCGTGCTGGGCACCTTGTCGTCGGACGATCCGGAGGCACACCTCGAGTGGCGCGTCGCGGGTGGAGACGACTGGACCGCCTGGGCCGAGCCCGTCGCCTTCGACCAGGACGGCGAGCACGAGATCGAGGCCCGCGCGACCGGCGACGGTGGCTCGTCCGAGATCGTGACGGTGGCGTTCCGGATCGACGCGACGCCACCGGAGACGCTGGCCACGGTCGAGGGGGAGCAGGACGGCGACGTGTACGTCGACGCCGCGTCCGTCATCCTCACGGCGCAGGACGCGACCTCCGGCGTGGCCACGACCGAGGTCCGTGTCGACGACGGCGACACCGTCGTCTACGACGATCCCGTGGTCCTCGCGGAGCCCGGCGAGTACACGGTCGAGTACCGCTCGATCGACGTCGCCGGCAACGCCGAGGACTGGCAGTCGCTCACGGTGACGGTGATGGTCGCCTGCACCGGCACGGTGGTCGTCGCCGGCATCGACTCGGGCGTGCGCGAACGGGCGGTCGACCTCGCGAACTGCATGGCCGACCGGATCGGGCCGCGCAGTGACCACCGCAACCACGGGCACTTCGTCGACCACGTGAAGGCCGTCGCCGACACGCTGGTGGACGAGGGGACCATCACGCGGGCGGAAGCCCGCCAAGTGCACACCGCTGGAGCACGGTCCAACACCGGGGGGCCGCGCTGA
- a CDS encoding ROK family protein → MHEHGTGAVGPRPVSGRGARASGLRRANLSAVLRHVHLHGGTSRSELTAAIGLNRSTIGALVAELVDLGLVTEVGGTASSGPGRPSPVVHPRAEGAHVLAIELAADAATVATVGIGGHVVSTATVPHDPQKHAPEDLVADLATAAGPLLETLSGGTLTAVGVAVVGVTRRSDGFVHLAPNLGWRDVPLAASLRAALRPRLPGPVPVHVANEADLGALAEHRRGAGRGVDHLVFVSGEIGIGVGVISDGVPLLGAAGYAGEAGHMLIDPQGRRCGCGARGCWETAAGQTALLREAGMDPHAPGAVAVPELLARAEAGDEAALGAAEAVGRWLGIGVGNLVNLLNPSLVVLSGLYRQTFPLIERSVREGLATRVLDPPGELVRIVPSALGGSAPLVGAAELAFAELLSDPGLHVG, encoded by the coding sequence GTGCACGAACACGGCACCGGCGCGGTCGGGCCGCGCCCGGTCTCCGGCCGCGGCGCCCGCGCCAGCGGACTGCGCCGCGCCAACCTCTCGGCGGTGCTGCGCCACGTCCATCTCCACGGCGGGACGTCCCGGTCCGAGCTGACCGCGGCCATCGGGCTGAACCGGTCGACGATCGGCGCCCTGGTCGCGGAACTCGTCGACCTCGGCCTGGTCACCGAGGTGGGTGGCACAGCCTCGAGCGGGCCCGGCCGCCCCTCACCGGTCGTGCACCCCCGGGCCGAGGGCGCCCACGTCCTGGCGATCGAACTCGCGGCGGACGCCGCCACGGTGGCGACCGTCGGGATCGGCGGCCACGTCGTCTCCACGGCCACGGTCCCCCACGACCCCCAGAAGCACGCACCCGAGGACCTCGTCGCCGATCTCGCGACCGCGGCCGGCCCGCTGCTGGAGACGCTGTCCGGCGGCACGCTCACGGCCGTGGGGGTCGCGGTGGTCGGCGTGACGCGACGCAGCGACGGCTTCGTCCATCTCGCGCCGAACCTCGGCTGGCGCGACGTCCCGCTGGCCGCGTCGTTGCGCGCGGCCCTGCGGCCCCGCCTGCCCGGACCCGTGCCGGTCCACGTCGCCAACGAAGCCGATCTGGGGGCCCTGGCCGAGCACCGTCGCGGCGCGGGCCGCGGGGTCGACCACCTCGTCTTCGTCTCCGGGGAGATCGGCATCGGCGTCGGCGTCATCAGCGACGGCGTGCCGCTGCTCGGCGCCGCCGGGTACGCCGGCGAAGCCGGCCACATGCTGATCGATCCCCAGGGCCGGCGCTGTGGCTGTGGCGCCCGAGGCTGCTGGGAGACGGCGGCCGGGCAGACGGCCCTGCTACGCGAGGCGGGCATGGACCCGCACGCCCCGGGCGCCGTCGCCGTCCCGGAGCTGCTGGCGCGCGCGGAGGCCGGCGACGAGGCCGCGCTCGGCGCGGCGGAGGCCGTCGGCCGCTGGCTCGGCATCGGCGTCGGGAACCTCGTCAACCTGCTCAATCCCTCGCTCGTGGTGCTCAGCGGCCTGTACCGCCAGACGTTCCCGCTCATCGAACGTTCCGTTCGCGAGGGGCTCGCCACCCGGGTGCTGGATCCGCCGGGCGAGTTGGTGCGCATCGTCCCCAGTGCGCTCGGCGGGAGTGCCCCGCTGGTCGGTGCGGCGGAGCTGGCCTTCGCGGAGCTGTTGTCGGACCCCGGGCTGCACGTCGGTTAG